The following proteins are encoded in a genomic region of Lactiplantibacillus plantarum:
- a CDS encoding TetR/AcrR family transcriptional regulator: MANQRNQRMQATILLAYENLLSDKPFRKITVQDISDAALVHRSTFYKHFQDQYDLLEALFEQKRQQSKLTIDQIFTHPFETLNSFGNARFQETLRHQFNDDAFRDAFLNYLIHLCKDTVDDDQRLVRFLAVGRIKGLTLWITVGNAPYNIFTDTATLDNIFSNPLNTVNY, from the coding sequence ATGGCTAATCAAAGAAATCAACGGATGCAGGCCACGATTCTACTGGCATATGAAAACCTGCTGAGTGACAAGCCCTTTCGAAAAATCACCGTTCAAGATATTTCGGATGCAGCGTTAGTCCATCGGTCAACTTTTTACAAGCACTTTCAAGATCAGTACGATTTATTGGAAGCCCTATTTGAACAAAAGCGGCAGCAATCGAAGCTAACTATTGACCAGATCTTCACACATCCTTTTGAAACGCTCAACTCATTCGGCAATGCGCGTTTTCAAGAAACATTGCGTCATCAATTTAACGATGACGCCTTTCGCGATGCATTCCTGAATTATCTAATCCATCTGTGTAAAGATACTGTTGACGATGATCAACGACTAGTCCGGTTTCTAGCTGTTGGCCGTATCAAGGGACTCACCTTATGGATAACCGTGGGCAATGCGCCTTATAATATATTCACGGATACGGCTACCTTGGACAATATTTTTAGTAACCCACTTAATACCGTGAACTACTAA
- a CDS encoding FecCD family ABC transporter permease — protein MSPNRRLIIWSLLLTASMLGLAILNLSTGTMTISWPALLGILTGRGNATDMLVLVNFRLPRIVLAIMVGWALALSGNVLQTVTNNPMADPSLLGINNGAGLAVMLLIIGAGTNASLTLSLPIVALAGAWLSTALIFLLANQRQRGISSKRLLLVGVALSGCFSALMVLMTLKLSPDNYQFVMNWLAGSLWGTDWSYIGWALPWLAVGSGILFIQLPVLDAFTLGTTTAQTLGINLKRQQLGLISVAAMLAGVSVAISGGISFIGLITPNLARRIVGSRQRYQLPLAGLLGSTLLLAADTLGKLITTTTELPAGVLVALIGAPYFIYLLVRR, from the coding sequence ATGAGCCCTAATCGTCGCTTAATTATTTGGTCACTGCTCTTAACTGCTAGCATGCTCGGACTAGCGATTCTCAACCTTAGTACGGGTACAATGACCATCAGCTGGCCCGCTCTGCTGGGAATTTTAACTGGTCGCGGTAATGCGACCGACATGCTAGTCTTAGTCAACTTTCGCTTACCACGGATCGTGCTCGCTATCATGGTTGGCTGGGCCCTGGCATTATCCGGTAACGTCTTACAAACGGTCACCAACAATCCAATGGCCGACCCTAGTCTACTCGGAATTAATAACGGCGCTGGACTAGCCGTTATGTTACTCATTATTGGTGCAGGCACCAACGCTTCGTTAACGCTGAGTTTACCTATCGTTGCGTTAGCTGGGGCGTGGTTAAGTACGGCCCTGATTTTTTTATTAGCGAATCAGCGTCAACGAGGGATCTCGTCTAAGCGCCTGTTACTGGTCGGCGTCGCCTTGTCCGGCTGTTTTTCAGCCTTAATGGTGTTGATGACACTAAAATTATCACCTGATAACTATCAATTTGTCATGAATTGGTTGGCCGGTAGTTTGTGGGGCACTGATTGGTCTTATATCGGCTGGGCGCTTCCATGGCTGGCAGTCGGTAGTGGTATTCTATTCATTCAATTACCCGTTCTCGACGCTTTTACACTCGGTACGACCACTGCCCAAACATTGGGAATCAACTTGAAACGCCAACAATTGGGATTGATTAGCGTGGCCGCCATGTTAGCCGGCGTCAGTGTCGCCATTAGTGGCGGTATCAGTTTCATTGGCCTGATTACCCCCAACCTGGCACGACGAATCGTGGGGTCCCGACAACGCTATCAGCTGCCGTTAGCTGGTCTGTTAGGGAGTACGTTATTACTCGCTGCCGATACCTTAGGAAAACTAATCACCACGACCACTGAACTGCCAGCCGGCGTGCTCGTCGCATTGATTGGAGCGCCATATTTTATTTACCTGTTAGTGCGGAGATAA